CGCTCGTTCAATGCGCTCCAACGGCAGCAGGTGGTAGTTCACATCTGGGAGAGGGGCGAAGAGCGTCGCTCCGTTGCAGTGCAAATAGAAGGCTCGCAGATCCTCGTCCAGCTTCCACCCCATGCGCGCTTCAAAGGCAGCGACCTGCGCGGGCGTGGCGGGCGGACGGGGGTAATGGAGCCGCGAGACTTCGTCGAGCAGGCGCTTCATCGACATGTTTGCTCCTCAGTCCGTGTAAGGCCGGTCGGGGCCCGGCGTGAGCCACTTGCCGCCAGGGGCGTAGCAGGCGGGATACTCATTGGTGAACACCTTGTGGACGTCCCCGGGGACAGGGATGACGTTGCCAGCGGCGGTTGGGGCGCCACCGTGCGCGAGGTCGAAGATGTGGTGACCTGCCCAGTTCTCACCTCCGCTTGTCTTCGGCCAGGCTCCGAACTCCGAACTCCACTTGCGGCGAAAGGACTCTCGCGCGGACTGCCAGGTGTCCCGCCGCCATTTCCCGTCTGACACCGTCGGGTAGTCGCAGCAGCAGTGGGTAATGGCCAGCCGGCCACCAGCCTCCGCGGGCATGAACAGGTAACGTCCCTTCCAGTCGCCCTTGATATCGGCCAACCACATGCAGCCCATGAGCGCATGCCCCTGCGCCGCGCACTTTGACTCGCAGCGGGACAGGAATGCGGCGCTGCACTGCCAGGGCCCGTAGTAGATGGTCGTCTGGAGTTGTCCGCCGTCAGGCGCGCTGACGGACCCCACCCATTTCGCCATGGCGGGTTTGCCCGTGGTTCCGATGGTGGCCGAGCCGCATCCAACAAGGACCACGATGGACGCCGCGCTCAAGGCGCGCTGGATGAGACGAATGGCTGTCACGGCACGCGGTGATAGCGCGGCAAGAGCGCGTTCGAAAATCAAGCTCGGGCTAACGCAAGCCCACAGACGCGACCTGTCCCGGCGATCCTTCCACCCCGTGGATGAACGTGTGCTGCTCCACGTGCACGGCCTCATGGAAGTCGGGCTCACCGTGCCCACCGTTCCAGTCCACGCGGTCCATGCGGATGACGCGTGACGAGTACGGCAACAGCGTCGCCGGATCCGTCACCAATTCCAGCTCCACGTGCGCGTACCGTCCTTTTGTCTCGTCCGACTGTCCGACAGGTTCCCGCACGAGCTTCAGCCTCACGCACTTGGGCTCCGGCACTGACTCGGAGCACGGCACACCCACGTCCAGCCGGACGCGCTCCTCGGCGGGGACCTCCTCGGTCTTCTTGCTGCCGGTGCCCACGGACATCGTCATCGGCACGACCGTTGTCCTCCCGGGCTTGAAGCTCGCTCCGTGCCAGCTTCCGACCCATTCGTCCCACCGGTTGCGGGACTCACGCTCCAGTCCGTTGCTGAGGGCCTTCGCCATCTGGGCCTTCTTCATGGGGCTGACTGGCAGCGCGTCCAGCAGGTCCTTCCCGGGGCCGTCCTCCAGCGGATCAATCCCCTGGAAGTCTCCCTGCGCGTCGATGATGGACGCGGCCAGCGGCTCCACGAAGGCAGGGAAGGGGGCTTCGATGATCTCCACGTCCTGGAACATCAACCGCCGACGCCCCTCTTCATCCGCGGGACCGAGCCGCATCGAGTACCGGCGCTGCGCCGTCTGCCGGCCGCTCCAGTCCGTCCGCACGTCCACCGTGTGCATCACCCGGATGGTCGACTGCTCCGGCCAGGCGTAGCGCAGCGTCACCAGGCCCTTTCCCTGCGCGCCGCCGAGCGTGGCGCAGCCGAAGACCCCGGAGGACAACGCTGCGATGACGAGCCACGGGCGCTTGAGGAAGGCCATGGCCCGTCACGATAACAACGCCCATCCATCCGCGCGGCACGGTGTCTCGCCCGAACCGCGCGGACCCGACACTCAGGCCGTGGCCACCGCCGCACCGCGCCGCAGGCCCGCGTACTCCAGCGCCGCGAACACCGTGACCGCCAGCGCTTGCGCCATGACGAACGCCACTCCCAGGCCCGTGGGCGTCGTCGGCCCGTGCGTGAGCAGCAGCACGCTGTCCACCACCCACGTCACGTTCACCGCGACCACGCACCACACCGGCCAGGAGGGCAGGGTGGCCCGTGCCGCCAGGTACACCAGCAGCAACGCGAAGGGGATCAGCCCCACCCCCGCCGCGCGCAGGATGCCCGGCTCCAGGCCCGTCAGCGTCCCCAGCGGTTCCGCCGCCAGCGCCCCCAACAGGCCCGTCGCCCCGCTGGCGACGCCGTCCAGCAGCAGCACTCGGCGCAACAGGCTTCCCGACACGTTCGTCTTGCTCATGGCACACGTTCCCTTCGTGGAATGGATGAACGCGACGGCGCGGGCCTTGGGAAAGGCCGTCCGTCGTTGATGGACAAGATGCGCGGCCGGGTGCGCTGCGTCGATTACCTCCGAGGGAATGGAAGCGATGACGTGCGCCCCCTATCTTCCCCATCCATGACGAGCCTTCAGCAGAGCCGCCCCGTGGGAGAACTGCTGCGCGGCTGGCGGCAGCGGCGCGGGCTGAGCCAGATGGACCTCGCGTTGCGCGCGGAGGTCTCCACCCGTCACGTGAGCTTCCTGGAGACCGGCCGCTCCCAGCCCAGCCGCGACATGCTGCTGCACCTGGCGGAGGAACTGGACGTGCCCCTGAGAGATCGCAACAGCCTGCTCGTCGCCGCGGGCTTCGCGCCCGTCTTCGCCGAACGCCCTCTGGACGACCCCGCCCTCAACGCCACGCGCGAGGCCGTGGAGCTGGTGCTCGCGGGCCATGAGCCGTACCCCGCGCTGGCGGTGGACCGGCACTGGACGCTCGTCACCGCGAACCGCGCCTTGGGCATCCTGATGGAGGGCCTGGCGCCGGAGCTCCTGGAGCCTCCCATCAACGTCCTGCGCCTGAGCCTGCACCCCCAGGGGCTGGCTTCCCGCATCGACAACCTGCGCCAGTGGCGCGACCACGTCCTCCACCGTTTGACGCGGCAGGTGGACGTCTCCGCGGACGCCACGCTCGCGGCGCTGCTGGAGGAGCTGCGCGGCTACCCGGTGCCGGAGGCCACCCCGGACGCGAGGACGCGCGACTTTGGCGGCGTGGTGGTGCCACTGCGCATCCGCACGTCGCTGGGGACGCTGTCGTTCTTCGGCACCATCACCGTGTTCGGCACGCCCGTGGACATCACGCTCGCGGAGCTGGCCATCGAGTCGTTCTTCCCCGCGGACCCCGAAACGGCCGAGGCGCTGCGGCGGGCCGCGACGGAGTGGGCCCGCCAGGACACCTGAGCCGCCGACTACCCCTTCACGCGCACCGTGCGCAGCGCCGTGCCCCAGGACACGACCTGATCCAGCAGCGTGTTCACCTGCTTCTCCTTCGCCGGGTCCGGCTTGAAGACGGTGTAGTGCTCGAAGTCGGTGGACAGGAACAGCTGCACCTGCGCGCGCACCGTGGCCAGCTGCAGCTCCGCGGCGACCAGGCGCAGCTGCTCCACCGCGCGCACGCCGCCCGCGCTGCCGTAGCCCACGAAGCCGGCGGCCTTGTTGTTCCACTCCTTGTAGACGTAATCGAGCGCGTTCTTCAGCGCGCCGGACGTGCCGTGGTTGTACTCGGGCGTGACGAAGACGTACGCGTCGTAGCCGTCCACCGCCGCGCTCCACCTCTTGGTGTGCTCCTGGGTGTACTTGCCCATGGACGGCGGGGTCGGTTCGTCCAGCAGGGGCAGGTTGAAGTCCTGGATGTCGACGAGCTCGTACGCGGCGTCGCTGCGCTTCTTCGCGATGTCGTGGACCCAAGCCGCGACTTTGTCCGCCTTGCGGCCGGGCCTCGTGCTGCCGACAACGATGGCCACCTTGATCATGTGCGAGGAACTCCTGGGAAGAGGGCGTGGAACCAGCGCCCGGCATCTTCCCCAGGTCCGCCCCATGGCCAAGGGCGTTACGCCGGGGGTGTGTCCTGATTCGACCAGTGCCCGGGGCGTCCGCCCGGAAGGTGGCGCAAGCCCCGACCCTGGGCTAAGCGTACAGGCAACTTCCCCGGCTGCTTCCTTGCACCGGGACGGCCCCTTCGATACCGATCCACCACCGTGAACGACGACACGCCTGATTCCACGCAGGAGCTGGCCGACGTGCTCCAGGACGTGCGCCGCCACCTGCTCTGGCAGGAGGAGACCGCGGGCCGCTCGCTCCTCGTTGACGCGAAGGTCGCCGCCGAGCTCCAGCAGCAGCGCGCCGCCGCCTCGTCCGTGCGCACGATGATTGCCCGGACCAAGGCCCCCGAGCCGGCCGCCGCCCCCACGCCTCCCCGGCCCCCGGCGGAGTCCCCGTCGCGCGACACCCTGCACGCCGCGATGAAGCAGCCCCTGGGCGCTGCCCGTCCGCTGGCCGCGCCGCCCCTGGCCGCGTCACGCCCCCTGGCATCCGAAGCTCCGGCCCCCCGCGCCGCGCCGGCGCCGGCGACGGCCCCGGCGATGCTCCTGGACGTGCCCAGGTCCACGCCCCGCTACAACGGCGCGCTGCCCGGCGTCGTGGAGGGCGAACGCCCCACGCTGGATCAGATCCGCCGCGAGCTGGGCGACTGCCGCCGCTGCAAGCTGTGCACGGGCCGCAAGAACATCGTGTTCGGCTCCGGCAACCCCCGCGCGGACCTGGTGTTCGTGGGCGAGGGCCCCGGTGAGAACGAGGACCTCCAGGGCGTGCCCTTCGTGGGCGCCGCCGGCGACCTGCTCACCAAGATGATTGGCGCCATGGGCTTCACCCGGAACGACGTCTACATCGCCAACGTCGTGAAGTGCCGCCCGCCCGGCAACCGCAACCCGGAGCCGGATGAGATCGCCGCGTGCGAGCCGTTCCTGCGCTC
This DNA window, taken from Corallococcus coralloides DSM 2259, encodes the following:
- a CDS encoding helix-turn-helix domain-containing protein, which translates into the protein MGELLRGWRQRRGLSQMDLALRAEVSTRHVSFLETGRSQPSRDMLLHLAEELDVPLRDRNSLLVAAGFAPVFAERPLDDPALNATREAVELVLAGHEPYPALAVDRHWTLVTANRALGILMEGLAPELLEPPINVLRLSLHPQGLASRIDNLRQWRDHVLHRLTRQVDVSADATLAALLEELRGYPVPEATPDARTRDFGGVVVPLRIRTSLGTLSFFGTITVFGTPVDITLAELAIESFFPADPETAEALRRAATEWARQDT
- a CDS encoding NADPH-dependent FMN reductase, whose translation is MIKVAIVVGSTRPGRKADKVAAWVHDIAKKRSDAAYELVDIQDFNLPLLDEPTPPSMGKYTQEHTKRWSAAVDGYDAYVFVTPEYNHGTSGALKNALDYVYKEWNNKAAGFVGYGSAGGVRAVEQLRLVAAELQLATVRAQVQLFLSTDFEHYTVFKPDPAKEKQVNTLLDQVVSWGTALRTVRVKG
- a CDS encoding uracil-DNA glycosylase, with amino-acid sequence MNDDTPDSTQELADVLQDVRRHLLWQEETAGRSLLVDAKVAAELQQQRAAASSVRTMIARTKAPEPAAAPTPPRPPAESPSRDTLHAAMKQPLGAARPLAAPPLAASRPLASEAPAPRAAPAPATAPAMLLDVPRSTPRYNGALPGVVEGERPTLDQIRRELGDCRRCKLCTGRKNIVFGSGNPRADLVFVGEGPGENEDLQGVPFVGAAGDLLTKMIGAMGFTRNDVYIANVVKCRPPGNRNPEPDEIAACEPFLRSQLLAIQPKVIVALGKFAAQTLLRDTTPITRMRGQWREYEGIQLMPTFHPAYLLRNSAEKRKAWEDLQQVMKLFGKHPGSSA